The Aedes aegypti strain LVP_AGWG chromosome 3, AaegL5.0 Primary Assembly, whole genome shotgun sequence genome contains a region encoding:
- the LOC5572996 gene encoding uncharacterized protein LOC5572996: MASNRHFGVMGYIYAGLCLTASILLIINSSNTVKLARVDGDSISGVSIIVLIGSLICLVFNAFLMLGMIMNRLEFVKYHLRFISTIYVLILLGLIIGCIGSVIGLKNTGIPDANVIGLLAFTTTLMGITLITCVTLQFSLIVWILNGVMRLITEDMMRLLVSEDANEMA, translated from the exons ATGGCATCAAATAGGCATTTCGGTGTTATGGGCTACATCTACGCCGGGTTGTGTTTGACTGCATCGATTTTGTTGATTATAAATTCTAGCAATACAGTGAAATTGGCTAGGGTTGATG GTGACAGTATCAGCGGTGTCAGTATCATAGTGCTTATTGGATCTTTGATTTGCTTAGTATTCAATGCTTTTCTTATGTTGGGAATGATAATG AATCGACTGGAATTCGTCAAGTATCATTTACGCTTCATTTCTACCATCTATGTGCTGATCCTTCTTGGGCTGATCATTGGATGCATTGGAAGTGTAATTGGACTGAAAAATACGGGAATACCAGATGCTAATGTGATCGGTCTACTAGCTTTCACTACGACATTAATGGGCATCACCTTGATAACCTGTGTAACAT TGCAATTTTCATTAATTGTTTGGATACTCAACGGTGTAATGCGCCTTATTACGGAAGATATGATGCGTTTGCTAGTATCTGAGGATGCAAATGAAATGGCTTGA
- the LOC110679293 gene encoding uncharacterized protein LOC110679293, whose product MAPNFRVMGYIYTGLCWAASILLIINTSNTVKPSGYYGEKTSVVSIIILFGSLISLIFNALLTFGLLMHRVQFIKYHLRFVSTIYALCIIGLFIGCILGGIVIGNNGEMDVNGIGAAVTVMSWIVISAITFVTLEYALIAWILKGVMRVISNKRMTVSDNANEMT is encoded by the exons ATGGCTCCAAATTTTCGTGTAATGGGTTACATTTACACCGGGTTGTGTTGGGCTGCGTCTATTTTATTGATCATTAACACAAGCAACACTGTCAAACCAAGTGGTTACTACG GTGAGAAAACCAGCGTCGTCAGCATTATAATACTTTTTGGATCCCTGATTTCCTTAATATTCAATGCCTTACTCACGTTTGGATTGTTAATG CATCGAGTGCAATTCATCAAGTATCATTTACGCTTTGTGTCTACTATTTATGCATTGTGCATCATTGGACTGTTCATTGGCTGCATTTTGGGAGGAATCGTAATAGGGAATAATGGTGAAATGGATGTTAATGGAATTGGTGCTGCAGTGACCGTAATGTCGTGGATAGTCATCAGTGCAATAACCTTTGTGACTT TGGAATATGCGTTGATCGCATGGATTCTCAAAGGTGTAATGCGCGTTATTTCGAATAAACGGATGACAGTCTCTGACAATGCGAATGAGATGACTTGA